AAAAGGGAGATTCTCCGCTAAAATTTTCTTTTTTATTTCTTCATTCCAGATCTGGTTCGATAGCACAATGACAATAGCAAAAATGAATGCTCGAGACTTAATTACTGATTTACTGTTAGGTCTTCAGGGACGAGCGATTTCCATTAAGCAAATTATTCTTGCGGCGCAACTTTTTGAGATTAGTGAAAACAGTATTCGGGTTGCCGTGACGCGACTCTCTAGTGATGGGGTCATTGAAGCAATTGAGCGTGGCGTGTATCAGTTTACAGTTCAATCGCATGAATGGGCCAATGTCATGCTCAATCGTAAACATGGTATTCAACAGACCAAGAAGTGGAATCAGCAATATTTAGCCGTTTTTACGGGTGAGTTGGGGCGTGTTGATCGTACAGCCTTGCATCGTCGTGAAAGAGCACTCAAGCATTTCGGTTTTAAAGAACTCGAACAAGGTATTTATCTTCGTCCAGATAACTTGGTGATTGGTTTTGATCCACTTGTCGCTGAATTAAAAAGCTCAGGTTTGGAAAGCAGTGCAAAGATTTGCCAAATTAGCCACTTTGATACCAAAACCCTAGCTGCAATTCCTGCACTTTGGTCAACACAAACTTTAAATCAGAATTACCAGAAATATAGTCAAATGATCCAAACATGGCTATCGACAGCAGATCAATTAAGTTTGGAAGATGCGGCAAGAGAGTCATTGTTATTAGGACGTCAAACAATTTCCTTATTGATGAATGATCCATTGTTGCCTGAAGGTTTTGTGGATGTTGCGTTACGGGAGCAATTTGCTCACAGTGTAGAACAGCTCGATCAAACTGGTTTAGCTGCTTGGCGTAAATTCTATGAACGCAGAATCGAGTAAATATTGATTACAAATATTACAGTTTTTTAAATTTTAATTTATTGACAGAAATATTGTGTGCTCTAAAATAAAAAATATAAAGGGTAAGATTTAAAAATAGAACAAATATAGGCTAAGGATATGAATACACGTGTTGCGATTAGTGATCTATTCACACGAGAAGAAATTACCGAACTTACCGCAAAGTCGGATTTACATGGTGGTTGGGCGGTTTTCTCGACGTGGGCCGTGATTGGTGGCACATTTGCTGCGGTAGCAAGCACTTGGGAATATTTACCTGCATGGGGTAAATTGCTCATGTGTATCGCGGCTTTGGTGATTTTGGCTGGCCGTCAATTGGCGTTGGCAATTATCATGCACGATGCATCCCATCAAAGTCTATTTAAAACCAAATGGCTGAATGACAGCTTAACCGATTGGTTGTGTGCTCGCCCGATTTGGAATGATTTACATAAATATCGTGCACATCACATGCGTCATCATAGTAAAACCTCTACGGTCGATGACCCAGATCTATCCCTTGTCACAGGTTTTCCAACTACAAAAAAATCATTGATGCGCAAGTTTATGCGAGATTTATCTGGCGTGACTGGATTTAAGTTCGCGGTCGGCCGCGTATTGATGGATGTTGAGAAAATGGAATGGACGGTCTCCAATGATCGCCGTTGGATTTCTCAAGAAGGACGACACTGGACCGATTATCCCAAAGCACTCTTAAAGAACAGTGGCGGTGCAATTGCAACCAATGCAGCTTTGTTTTCAGCCTTATGGGCAGCAGGCCACCCTAAACTCTATGGGTTATGGGTATTGGCTTATTTAACGCCATTCCCATTATTCCTACGGGTTCGTTCAATGGCTGAGCATGCTGGAATGGAGACCAGCAATAGTGCTTTAACCAATACCCGTACCACAAAGGCGGGTTATCTGGCACGAGCTTTGGTCGCACCGATTAATGTGAACTATCATAAAGAACATCATTTAATGGCAGCAGTACCATATTTTAAATTGCCACGAATGCATCAGATGCTACGTGAACGAGGGCATGTGTCTGCACCGCCTAGTTATTGGCAGGTGTTACATGAGCTTTCAGATCGAGCCGATTAGGTTGGAGCTTTTTAGATTTTTTATACATAACATGAACATCATTTGGAAAACATATGGCAATGGATAAGCAAGAAATCATTGAGTTTTTAGCACAGGAATTTCCGCAGGCATTACAAAAAAGTACCATCGAAGAGATCCCTGCTAAGGGGGCACAATTACTTTATCGTGTTGATGCAGGGGATCTGCGTCCAGGACAAACCGTTTCTGGTCCAACGCTGATGTTGATTGCTGATTATGTACTCTATATTGCCATTTTGGGGCATTTAGGACTGGTGGCGATGGCTGTCACCACCAATATGACCATTAACTTCTTTCGTAAACCCAATGGTAATCGGGATATACGGGCAGTTTGTAAGTTAATTAAGGTGGGTAAAACCTTGGTCACAGGAGAAGTCTGGTTATATTCACTTGATGATGAGGAACCTGTTGCACATGTCATTGGAACTTATGCACTACCACAAAGTTCAGCATCAACCTAAGGCGGGTAAAACGTTGAAAATACTCGCGTCAATTGAATGATTGGCTGTAAATCCGTTAAAAATAAAAATCTCGTCATAGGATCGTGTCATCAAATCAGTTGAGATAAAGAGATAAAACAAATCTTATCTGGGAAGAACGAGATGATTATTAAAAATGGTTTAATCGCTTTGGCATTATTCGGATTCGCTGCAGCAACTCAGGCGAAGCAAACGGTTTGTGTATTTGATCCAGTCGGTAAATCAGGTGATGCATTCGCATTGGCAAAGGATTATGCGCTCGAAGCTAAAAAATGGGGTGCTGATATTGATTTAAGAGCCTATGTTGATGAACGGGTCGCCGCAGAAGATTTGAAAGTAGGGCAATGTGATGGCGCGATTATTAGTGGTTTGCGTGGACGTCAATTCAATAAATATATTGGTTCTTTAGATGCGATTGGGGCATTAACTGACTTAAAAACCGCTATTCTTGCTTATCAACTGTTATCTAAACCCCAAGCGGCAAAAAACATGATTAATGGACCCTATGAAATCGCGGGTCTGGGAACCATTGGCCCTGCATATCTATTTGTAGCAGATCGGAGTATTAATACCTTAGCCAAGGCAGCAGGTAAGAAGGTGGGGGTGTTTGCTTATGACGAAGCACAACCTAAACTGGTCGCTCAAGTCGGTGCACAAGCAGTTTCCGTCGATGTGACCAATGCAGGTGCAAAGTTTAACAATCATCAGATTGATATTGTGCCTGCGCCAATCGTTGCTTACAAACCATTTGAGCTATATAAGGGATTGGGAGATAAAGGCGGCATTGTAAAGTTTCCACTGACACAAATCTCAGCG
This genomic stretch from Acinetobacter sp. C32I harbors:
- a CDS encoding PaaX family transcriptional regulator — encoded protein: MTIAKMNARDLITDLLLGLQGRAISIKQIILAAQLFEISENSIRVAVTRLSSDGVIEAIERGVYQFTVQSHEWANVMLNRKHGIQQTKKWNQQYLAVFTGELGRVDRTALHRRERALKHFGFKELEQGIYLRPDNLVIGFDPLVAELKSSGLESSAKICQISHFDTKTLAAIPALWSTQTLNQNYQKYSQMIQTWLSTADQLSLEDAARESLLLGRQTISLLMNDPLLPEGFVDVALREQFAHSVEQLDQTGLAAWRKFYERRIE
- a CDS encoding fatty acid desaturase family protein — its product is MNTRVAISDLFTREEITELTAKSDLHGGWAVFSTWAVIGGTFAAVASTWEYLPAWGKLLMCIAALVILAGRQLALAIIMHDASHQSLFKTKWLNDSLTDWLCARPIWNDLHKYRAHHMRHHSKTSTVDDPDLSLVTGFPTTKKSLMRKFMRDLSGVTGFKFAVGRVLMDVEKMEWTVSNDRRWISQEGRHWTDYPKALLKNSGGAIATNAALFSALWAAGHPKLYGLWVLAYLTPFPLFLRVRSMAEHAGMETSNSALTNTRTTKAGYLARALVAPINVNYHKEHHLMAAVPYFKLPRMHQMLRERGHVSAPPSYWQVLHELSDRAD
- a CDS encoding PaaI family thioesterase, which translates into the protein MAMDKQEIIEFLAQEFPQALQKSTIEEIPAKGAQLLYRVDAGDLRPGQTVSGPTLMLIADYVLYIAILGHLGLVAMAVTTNMTINFFRKPNGNRDIRAVCKLIKVGKTLVTGEVWLYSLDDEEPVAHVIGTYALPQSSAST
- a CDS encoding putative solute-binding protein — its product is MIIKNGLIALALFGFAAATQAKQTVCVFDPVGKSGDAFALAKDYALEAKKWGADIDLRAYVDERVAAEDLKVGQCDGAIISGLRGRQFNKYIGSLDAIGALTDLKTAILAYQLLSKPQAAKNMINGPYEIAGLGTIGPAYLFVADRSINTLAKAAGKKVGVFAYDEAQPKLVAQVGAQAVSVDVTNAGAKFNNHQIDIVPAPIVAYKPFELYKGLGDKGGIVKFPLTQISANFIIRKDKFPEGFGQKSREWVAGQLGRTFNIIAKYEKEIPAKYWMNISPEEQVNYMKMMREARISLTKAGIYDPKMMNFLKKVRCKQNPNSFECALNDE